One genomic segment of Lolium rigidum isolate FL_2022 unplaced genomic scaffold, APGP_CSIRO_Lrig_0.1 contig_39058_1, whole genome shotgun sequence includes these proteins:
- the LOC124681305 gene encoding galactose mutarotase-like: MMARAALLPVALLLCLALAGNADARRKAGGGFYELKNRNGDFSIKVTNQGAAIVSAIVPDGKGNLSDIVLGYDTVAEYASGSASFGATVGRVANRIANAQFVLDGKTYHLIPNDGNNTLHGGPRNFGKVIWTVKEHVHDGDSPYITFYYHSFDGEQGFPGDLDVYVKYQLSRPYDLSIRMNVTARNKATPVNLANHVYWNLAGHGSGNVLKHKLQVLASKYTPVDGSMIPTGQVVPVAGTKYDFRKPTAVGTHLEIFRGGGNGYDINYAVNGKQNAMRKVARVQEPKSGRAFELWANQPGVQFYTAGGLANEKGKDGKVYRKYGALCLETQAYPDAVNHPEFPSSIVRPGHVYKHDMVFRFSSQASYSDA; this comes from the exons ATGATGGCCAGAGCTGCACTGCTCCCTGTTGCGTTGCTGCTGTGCCTTGCACTGGCCGGCAACGCCGATGCCAGAAGGAAGGCCGGTGGTGGTTTCTACGAGCTCAAGAACAGGAATGGGGATTTCTCCATAAAGGTCACCAACCAGGGAGCTGCCATTGTGTCTGCAATTGTCCCTGATGGCAAAG GGAACTTGTCTGATATTgttcttgggtacgacaccgttGCTGAATATGCT AGTGGATCTGCGTCATTCGGAGCGACGGTTGGGCGCGTAGCCAACAGAATTGCGAACGCGCAGTTCGTGCTAGATGGGAAAACCTATCATCTCATCCCTAATGATGGAAACAATACGCTTCATG GAGGACCCAGGAACTTCGGCAAGGTCATTTGGACGGTGAAGGAGCATGTACACGATGGTGACTCCCCATACATCACCTTCTACTACCACAGCTTCGACGGAGAGCAAG GATTCCCAGGCGACCTGGACGTGTACGTGAAGTACCAGCTCTCCCGCCCATACGACCTGAGCATCCGCATGAACGTGACGGCCAGGAACAAGGCGACGCCGGTGAATCTGGCAAACCACGTGTACTGGAACCTCGCCGGCCACGGCAGCGGCAACGTCCTCAAGCACAAGCTCCAGGTGCTCGCATCCAAGTACACACCCGTGGACGGGTCCATGATACCGACAGGCCAGGTGGTGCCTGTGGCCGGCACGAAGTACGACTTCCGCAAGCCGACGGCCGTGGGCACGCACCTGGAGATCTTCCGGGGAGGCGGCAATGGGTACGACATCAACTACGCCGTGAACGGGAAGCAGAACGCGATGCGGAAGGTGGCGCGCGTCCAGGAGCCAAAGTCCGGGCGGGCGTTCGAGCTGTGGGCGAACCAACCCGGCGTGCAGTTCTACACCGCCGGCGGGCTCGCGAACGAGAAGGGGAAAGACGGCAAGGTGTACAGGAAGTACGGCGCGCTGTGCCTGGAGACGCAGGCGTACCCTGACGCCGTGAACCACCCCGAGTTCCCGTCGTCGATCGTCAGGCCCGGCCATGTGTACAAGCACGACATGGTCTTCAGGTTCTCTAGCCAGGCGAGCTACTCCGACGCGTAA